A section of the Agrococcus sp. SGAir0287 genome encodes:
- a CDS encoding YciI family protein, with amino-acid sequence MPCFLISFPSGEMQVADGEWDRVVEESHQVIRDAKAAGVYVFAGGIDESVPPVRVAADGAVTPGTYPQTARLEGGYAILDLPDRAAAEAWAARLATACRCPQELRQFGDDPESTRE; translated from the coding sequence ATGCCGTGCTTCCTGATCTCCTTCCCGAGCGGCGAGATGCAGGTCGCCGACGGCGAGTGGGACCGCGTGGTCGAGGAGTCGCACCAGGTGATCCGCGACGCGAAGGCCGCGGGCGTCTACGTCTTCGCGGGCGGCATCGACGAATCGGTGCCGCCGGTGCGCGTGGCGGCGGATGGCGCCGTCACGCCCGGCACGTATCCGCAGACGGCGCGTCTCGAGGGCGGCTACGCGATCCTCGACCTGCCGGATCGTGCCGCGGCCGAGGCATGGGCGGCCAGGCTCGCGACCGCCTGCCGCTGCCCGCAGGAGCTGCGGCAGTTCGGGGACGATCCCGAGTCGACGAGGGAGTGA
- a CDS encoding ROK family protein has translation MTQQQVVPVLEVGGTHVTAALVDLASHGVLAEHRGHPDAHGTAESLLGAWIDAARLLGPVEGDWVVAMPGPFDYASGVGRFRDVGKFDSLDGVDVGTALRAALDADVRFVNDADAYGLGEWFAGAAQGSSRAVLLTLGTGLGSAFVADGVPVDDGDSVPLDGEIHFATLRGLPIEEVVSRRALMAAGIAATGVERDVHELAIAARGGEAAASSVLASGFAAVGEVIRPWLERFDAEVLVIGGSMSRSWDLVEPAVLAGLDGWSGRLERAALGDTAPLLGAAWFGRGVDVV, from the coding sequence GTGACGCAGCAGCAGGTCGTGCCGGTGCTCGAGGTCGGGGGCACGCACGTGACCGCGGCCCTCGTCGACCTCGCGTCGCACGGCGTCCTCGCCGAGCATCGCGGGCACCCCGACGCGCACGGCACGGCCGAGTCGCTCCTCGGGGCGTGGATCGACGCCGCGAGGCTGCTGGGGCCCGTCGAGGGCGACTGGGTCGTCGCGATGCCCGGCCCGTTCGACTACGCCTCTGGCGTCGGCCGATTCCGCGACGTGGGCAAGTTCGACAGCCTCGACGGCGTCGACGTGGGCACGGCGCTGCGTGCGGCCCTCGACGCCGACGTGCGCTTCGTGAACGACGCCGACGCGTACGGGCTCGGGGAGTGGTTCGCCGGGGCGGCCCAGGGCTCCAGCCGCGCCGTGCTCCTCACGCTCGGCACGGGCCTCGGGAGCGCGTTCGTCGCCGACGGCGTGCCCGTCGACGACGGCGACTCGGTGCCGCTCGACGGCGAGATCCACTTCGCGACGCTGCGCGGCCTGCCCATCGAGGAGGTCGTCTCGCGGCGCGCGCTCATGGCGGCGGGCATCGCTGCGACGGGCGTGGAGCGCGACGTGCATGAGCTCGCGATCGCCGCGCGCGGCGGCGAGGCCGCGGCCTCATCCGTGCTCGCGAGCGGGTTCGCGGCCGTGGGCGAGGTCATCCGTCCGTGGCTCGAGCGGTTCGACGCCGAGGTGCTCGTGATCGGCGGGTCGATGTCGCGCTCGTGGGATCTCGTCGAGCCCGCGGTGCTCGCGGGCCTCGACGGCTGGAGCGGCCGGCTCGAGCGCGCCGCGCTCGGCGACACGGCTCCGCTGCTCGGTGCCGCGTGGTTCGGTCGGGGCGTGGACGTGGTGTAG
- a CDS encoding type 1 glutamine amidotransferase domain-containing protein, which translates to MAKRVLHVVTTVDRIGDARHPTGLWLTELTHAWQVFEEAGFEQLLVSSGGSAVPLDPRSLAFPALDATAKAWQADTARMALLQRPAAPAQIDAGDFDAILYAGGHGAMVDLPADPGLQRLAASIWEHGGVVASVCHGVCGLLDVSLPDGSLLVGGRRLTGFSSTEERLARLADVVPFDVEAALRERGARYAKAVLPMVPYVVTDGRLVTGQNPASANTTARRVVEVLAAS; encoded by the coding sequence ATGGCCAAGCGCGTCCTCCACGTCGTGACCACCGTCGATCGGATCGGCGACGCCAGGCACCCGACGGGGCTGTGGCTAACGGAGCTGACGCACGCGTGGCAGGTCTTCGAGGAGGCGGGCTTCGAGCAGCTGCTCGTCTCCTCTGGCGGCAGCGCCGTGCCGCTCGACCCGCGCTCGCTCGCGTTCCCCGCGCTCGACGCGACGGCGAAGGCATGGCAGGCGGACACGGCGCGCATGGCGCTGCTCCAGCGGCCCGCAGCGCCCGCGCAGATCGACGCGGGCGACTTCGACGCCATCCTCTACGCCGGCGGCCACGGCGCCATGGTCGACCTGCCCGCCGACCCGGGCCTGCAGCGGCTCGCGGCGAGCATCTGGGAGCACGGCGGCGTCGTCGCCTCCGTCTGCCACGGCGTCTGCGGCCTGCTCGACGTGTCGCTGCCCGACGGATCGCTGCTCGTCGGCGGCCGGCGCTTGACGGGCTTCTCCTCGACGGAGGAGCGCCTGGCCCGACTGGCCGACGTCGTGCCCTTCGACGTCGAGGCCGCGCTGCGCGAGCGCGGCGCTCGCTACGCCAAGGCCGTCCTGCCGATGGTGCCGTACGTCGTCACCGACGGCCGGCTCGTGACGGGGCAGAACCCGGCTTCCGCGAACACGACGGCGAGGCGCGTCGTCGAGGTGCTCGCGGCGTCCTAG
- a CDS encoding HNH endonuclease signature motif containing protein, producing MRAQGEVETAVVDALVTGDLTASSLVDAEVLVAIDELAARRRRIDAAIVALAGEAAARSEGRPAEESLVRRAGHRSTPELLQHRIGVRAREARILCEVADATRAGVALSGGDVPVPFPAVAAAVAAGWIAVPQAHAIVERLRASSARVDVESLHLAERDLVDRATGGHDDDEAAMVPEHLGVLARRWLAHLDPDGDEPRLADQLEQRLLRLRTLADGSIDGRFRCTAEQGERIITALDAHVRPRRVSFDDPATDAAEASEEASDARTLDQRRMDALVAMVSRHAELASPRVAGEAPTLTIAVHEDALHGRPRTPDDGPIAVRSGEAMPTAAAARILCDGFVQALVLDDRGEPLRQGRRQRLFTLAQRRAIVARDRHCRAPGCTAPPGWCETHHVTRWADGGRTDVEDGILLCQHHHTEVHRGALRVEPGEPPAAAGPPTPGTRQTGRRWRVRSTLPRRPRSRVPLRT from the coding sequence ATGCGAGCGCAGGGGGAGGTCGAGACGGCGGTCGTCGACGCGCTCGTGACCGGCGATCTCACTGCCTCGAGCCTCGTCGACGCCGAGGTGCTCGTCGCGATCGACGAGCTCGCGGCGCGTCGCCGACGCATCGACGCCGCCATCGTCGCGCTCGCCGGCGAGGCCGCAGCGCGATCGGAGGGCAGACCGGCCGAGGAGTCGCTCGTGCGACGCGCCGGCCACCGGTCGACGCCCGAGCTGCTGCAGCACCGCATCGGCGTGCGCGCTCGCGAGGCGCGCATCCTCTGCGAGGTCGCCGACGCGACGCGGGCGGGCGTGGCGCTGTCGGGCGGCGACGTGCCCGTGCCGTTCCCCGCGGTCGCGGCCGCCGTCGCCGCCGGATGGATCGCGGTGCCGCAGGCGCATGCGATCGTCGAGCGGCTGCGTGCGTCGAGCGCGCGCGTCGACGTCGAGTCGCTGCACCTGGCGGAGCGCGACCTCGTCGACCGCGCGACCGGCGGCCACGACGACGACGAGGCGGCGATGGTGCCGGAGCACCTGGGGGTGCTCGCGAGGCGCTGGCTCGCGCACCTCGACCCCGACGGCGACGAGCCGCGGCTCGCCGACCAGCTCGAGCAGCGCTTGCTGCGGCTGCGCACGCTCGCCGACGGCTCGATCGACGGGCGCTTCCGATGCACGGCCGAGCAAGGCGAGCGCATCATCACCGCCCTCGACGCGCACGTGCGGCCACGGCGCGTCTCCTTCGACGACCCGGCGACCGACGCGGCCGAGGCGTCCGAGGAGGCGAGCGACGCGCGCACCCTCGACCAGCGGCGCATGGATGCGCTCGTGGCGATGGTCTCCCGGCATGCGGAGCTCGCGTCGCCGCGCGTCGCGGGCGAGGCGCCGACGCTCACGATCGCCGTGCACGAGGACGCACTGCACGGCCGGCCCCGCACGCCCGACGACGGGCCCATCGCGGTGCGCAGTGGCGAGGCGATGCCGACGGCCGCTGCCGCCCGCATCCTCTGCGACGGCTTCGTGCAGGCGCTCGTGCTCGACGACCGCGGCGAGCCGCTGCGGCAGGGGCGTCGTCAGCGCCTCTTCACCCTCGCGCAGCGTCGGGCGATCGTCGCTCGCGATCGGCACTGCCGCGCACCCGGCTGCACCGCGCCGCCGGGCTGGTGCGAGACGCACCACGTCACGCGCTGGGCCGATGGCGGCCGCACCGACGTCGAGGACGGCATCCTGCTCTGCCAGCACCACCACACCGAGGTGCATCGCGGTGCGCTGCGCGTCGAGCCGGGCGAGCCGCCCGCGGCAGCCGGCCCACCGACGCCCGGCACCCGCCAGACGGGTCGACGGTGGCGCGTGCGATCGACGCTGCCGCGCCGACCTCGCTCGCGCGTGCCGCTCAGGACGTGA
- a CDS encoding YibE/F family protein, which translates to MGRHGGLQHGPRHEDDGHDDDPALDAEVRRRERLRDRLTRRDDRAAHDAPHGHAHGPVAPTTPRTRVVLAALLGPLLLVALVGMALLWPHEDEMPASLPFAAAGAEVLQVEATGSPDPASQIVDATLDGEAITVTVPPEVIDSIGPGDQLRVLYIPEAALYGSPYVFVDFAREIPLWILAIAYLLVVALVARWRGLAAIAGLVGAGAMILLFTLPALLTGQPGLPVALVTSAVVMFIVLYVAHGFTARTSTALLGTLIGLAFTAAIGWIATQGTSITGTATEDSRLLLIRADLDLQQVFLCGLVLAGMGVLNDVTITQASAVWELRAASPLASRAELFARAMRIGRDHIASTVYTIAFAYVGAALPVLMIMVLTDSPGNVGWTTGQVAEEIVRTLVGSIGLVLAIPITTAIAAVVVPSPQELEEVEEEAAIDATTGDVEVVDVLAVESGGGLRADERPDPAAEDEVRRQR; encoded by the coding sequence ATGGGACGGCATGGCGGGCTGCAGCACGGGCCGCGGCACGAGGACGACGGCCACGACGACGACCCGGCGCTCGACGCGGAGGTGCGTCGGCGCGAGCGGCTGCGCGACCGGCTGACTCGCCGCGACGACCGTGCCGCGCACGACGCGCCGCACGGACACGCCCACGGGCCCGTCGCGCCCACGACGCCGCGCACGAGGGTCGTGCTCGCGGCGCTGCTCGGGCCGCTGCTCCTCGTCGCCCTCGTCGGCATGGCGCTGCTGTGGCCGCACGAGGACGAGATGCCCGCGTCCCTGCCGTTCGCGGCCGCCGGCGCCGAGGTGCTGCAGGTCGAGGCGACCGGCTCGCCCGATCCGGCGTCGCAGATCGTCGACGCGACGCTCGACGGCGAGGCGATCACCGTCACGGTGCCCCCCGAGGTCATCGACTCGATCGGCCCTGGCGACCAGCTGCGCGTGCTCTACATCCCCGAGGCAGCGCTGTACGGCAGCCCGTACGTCTTCGTCGACTTCGCCCGCGAGATCCCGTTGTGGATCCTCGCGATCGCCTACCTGCTCGTCGTGGCGCTCGTCGCGCGTTGGCGGGGGCTCGCGGCGATCGCCGGCCTCGTCGGCGCGGGCGCGATGATCCTGCTCTTCACCCTGCCGGCGCTGCTCACGGGCCAGCCGGGGCTGCCGGTGGCGCTCGTGACGAGCGCCGTCGTCATGTTCATCGTGCTCTACGTCGCGCACGGCTTCACGGCGAGGACGTCGACCGCCCTGCTCGGCACGCTCATCGGGCTCGCGTTCACCGCGGCGATCGGCTGGATCGCGACGCAGGGCACGAGCATCACGGGCACGGCGACCGAGGACTCGCGACTGCTGCTCATCCGTGCCGACCTCGACCTGCAGCAGGTCTTCCTGTGCGGGCTCGTGCTCGCCGGCATGGGCGTGCTCAACGACGTGACGATCACCCAGGCGTCCGCGGTGTGGGAGCTGCGCGCGGCCTCGCCGCTCGCGTCGCGCGCCGAGCTGTTCGCGCGCGCCATGCGCATCGGCCGCGACCACATCGCCTCGACGGTGTACACGATCGCGTTCGCCTACGTCGGCGCGGCGCTGCCCGTGCTCATGATCATGGTGCTGACCGACTCGCCGGGCAACGTCGGGTGGACGACGGGCCAGGTCGCGGAGGAGATCGTGCGCACGCTCGTCGGATCCATCGGCCTCGTCCTCGCCATCCCGATCACGACCGCGATCGCGGCGGTCGTCGTGCCGTCGCCGCAGGAGCTCGAGGAGGTCGAGGAGGAGGCGGCGATCGACGCGACGACGGGCGACGTCGAGGTCGTCGACGTGCTCGCCGTCGAGTCCGGCGGGGGCCTGCGCGCCGACGAGCGCCCCGACCCTGCCGCCGAGGACGAGGTCCGCAGGCAGCGCTGA
- a CDS encoding DUF2200 domain-containing protein has product MAEHRIFRMPFASVYPHYVAKVERKGRTVAELHEVIAWLTGYDEAGIATALADERSFRDFFGLAPVMHPAAAAITGVICGVRVEDIDDPLTQQIRWLDKLVDELAKGRPMEKVLRQVPAAS; this is encoded by the coding sequence ATGGCCGAGCACCGGATCTTCCGCATGCCGTTCGCGAGCGTGTACCCGCACTACGTCGCGAAGGTGGAGCGCAAGGGTCGCACCGTCGCCGAGCTGCACGAGGTCATCGCGTGGCTCACCGGCTACGACGAGGCCGGGATCGCCACGGCTCTCGCCGACGAGCGATCGTTCCGCGACTTCTTCGGACTGGCGCCCGTCATGCATCCGGCCGCCGCCGCGATCACCGGCGTGATCTGCGGCGTGCGCGTCGAGGACATCGACGATCCGCTCACGCAGCAGATCCGATGGCTGGACAAGCTCGTCGACGAGCTCGCGAAGGGCCGGCCGATGGAGAAGGTGCTGCGTCAGGTGCCCGCGGCGTCCTGA
- a CDS encoding MaoC family dehydratase, whose amino-acid sequence MSERRIRQRGLWFDEFEVDAIYEHRPGRTMTEADNVLFTTLTMNTQSLHLDAAWAEGTEFGERLVNSMHTLATLVGLSVAQLTQGTIVANLGFADVRFPAPVRHGDTLYAETRVVDARPSSSRPGQGVVTLEHTGRNQRGEVVAIATRTVLMQGRPAADVEQGSAS is encoded by the coding sequence ATGAGCGAGCGACGCATCCGGCAGCGCGGGCTGTGGTTCGACGAGTTCGAGGTCGACGCGATCTACGAGCACCGCCCCGGTCGCACGATGACCGAGGCCGACAACGTGCTCTTCACGACGCTGACGATGAACACGCAGTCGCTGCATCTCGACGCGGCGTGGGCCGAGGGCACCGAGTTCGGCGAGCGCCTCGTCAACTCCATGCACACGCTCGCGACCCTCGTCGGGCTGTCGGTCGCGCAGCTCACGCAGGGCACGATCGTCGCGAACCTCGGCTTCGCCGACGTGCGGTTCCCCGCGCCCGTCCGGCACGGCGACACCCTGTACGCCGAGACGCGGGTCGTCGACGCGCGACCCTCGTCGTCGCGGCCCGGGCAGGGCGTCGTGACGCTCGAGCACACCGGACGCAACCAGCGTGGCGAGGTCGTCGCCATCGCGACGCGAACGGTGCTCATGCAGGGGCGGCCCGCTGCCGACGTCGAGCAGGGGAGCGCGTCGTGA
- a CDS encoding acyl-CoA dehydrogenase family protein, which produces MTAIDHQVTTSELPVDGTELLEPELQRLAAEVRAFADDVVAPASYEYDTQRRLPIEIIRQMGAMGLFGLPLPTEYGGQGKSYLHLCVAVEQLARVDQSIAVTLEAGLGLGAMPIYRFGTEEQRRTYLPSLARGEGLAAFGLTEAGAGSDAGATQTRAVLEDGWWTIDGTKQFITNSGTPITNVVTVTAVTGEKEGKDGRRKPELSTIIVPVPIEGFTALPAYDKVGWHTSDTHPLVFDGVKVPEANLLGERGRGFANFLSVLDEGRVAFAALCVGAAQGCLEQAIARAKERVVFDRPIGDNQHIAFTIARMQSRVAAARAVMHDAARRIDAGMPFTKQASLAKLIGSEAAMANAADATQIWGGYGFMNENVVARHYRDARILTLGEGSTEVQLAIIAKQLGFEKAFG; this is translated from the coding sequence ATGACCGCCATCGACCACCAGGTCACGACCAGCGAGCTGCCGGTCGACGGCACCGAGCTGCTCGAGCCCGAGCTGCAGCGCCTCGCCGCCGAGGTGCGCGCGTTCGCCGACGACGTCGTCGCGCCCGCGAGCTACGAGTACGACACGCAGCGTCGCCTGCCGATCGAGATCATCCGCCAGATGGGCGCCATGGGGCTCTTCGGCCTGCCGCTGCCCACCGAGTACGGCGGCCAGGGCAAGTCGTATCTGCACCTGTGCGTCGCCGTCGAGCAGCTCGCGCGCGTCGACCAGTCGATCGCCGTGACGCTCGAGGCCGGCCTCGGCCTCGGCGCGATGCCGATCTACCGCTTCGGCACCGAGGAGCAGCGACGGACCTACCTGCCGAGCCTCGCGCGCGGCGAGGGCCTCGCCGCCTTCGGCCTCACGGAGGCGGGTGCCGGGTCCGACGCGGGTGCGACGCAGACGCGCGCCGTGCTCGAGGACGGGTGGTGGACCATCGACGGCACGAAGCAGTTCATCACGAACTCCGGCACGCCCATCACGAACGTCGTCACGGTCACGGCCGTGACCGGCGAGAAGGAGGGGAAGGACGGCAGGCGCAAGCCCGAGCTGTCGACGATCATCGTGCCCGTGCCCATCGAGGGCTTCACGGCGCTGCCCGCCTACGACAAGGTCGGCTGGCACACGTCCGACACGCATCCGCTCGTCTTCGACGGCGTGAAGGTGCCGGAGGCGAACCTCCTGGGCGAGCGGGGTCGCGGCTTCGCGAACTTCCTCTCGGTGCTCGACGAGGGACGCGTGGCGTTCGCGGCGCTCTGCGTCGGTGCCGCGCAGGGATGCCTCGAGCAGGCCATCGCGCGCGCGAAGGAGCGCGTCGTGTTCGACCGCCCGATCGGCGACAACCAGCACATCGCCTTCACGATCGCCCGCATGCAGTCGCGCGTCGCCGCGGCTCGTGCCGTCATGCACGACGCGGCGCGACGCATCGACGCGGGCATGCCGTTCACGAAGCAGGCCTCGCTCGCGAAGCTCATCGGCTCGGAGGCCGCGATGGCGAACGCCGCCGACGCGACGCAGATCTGGGGCGGCTACGGCTTCATGAACGAGAACGTCGTCGCCCGTCACTACCGCGACGCGCGCATCCTCACGCTCGGCGAGGGCTCGACGGAGGTGCAGCTCGCGATCATCGCGAAGCAGCTCGGCTTCGAGAAGGCCTTCGGCTGA
- a CDS encoding HpcH/HpaI aldolase/citrate lyase family protein, with protein MIFEMGPALLFCPGDRPDRFTKAAERADAVILDLEDAVAASAKDAARAAIAGADLDPARTIVRVNAIDEGVLAADLDAARSAGITTIMLAKTESARQLDALEGFAVVALCETAAGVVHALDVAAHPSVVALMWGAEDLVASIGGSSSRDETGAYRAVATHARSHVLLAAAACGKRAIDAIRTDIADLDGCRAEALDAAGSGFFAKAAIHPSHVAPIREAFAPSADEAAWAQRVLAAADAQPGVFSFEGRMVDEPILRHARTVRARAASSPLRTQQDTTTDVPRAPEEAS; from the coding sequence GTGATCTTCGAGATGGGCCCGGCGCTCCTGTTCTGCCCCGGCGACCGGCCGGATCGCTTCACGAAGGCTGCCGAGCGCGCCGACGCCGTGATCCTCGACCTCGAGGACGCCGTCGCGGCGTCCGCGAAGGACGCCGCGCGCGCCGCGATCGCGGGCGCCGACCTCGATCCCGCCCGCACGATCGTGCGCGTCAACGCCATCGACGAGGGGGTGCTCGCCGCCGACCTGGACGCCGCGCGCAGCGCGGGCATCACGACGATCATGCTGGCCAAGACGGAGTCCGCGAGGCAGCTCGACGCGCTCGAGGGCTTCGCGGTCGTGGCGCTGTGCGAGACCGCCGCGGGCGTCGTGCACGCGCTCGACGTCGCGGCGCACCCGAGCGTCGTCGCCCTCATGTGGGGCGCCGAGGACCTCGTCGCGTCGATCGGCGGCTCCTCGAGCCGCGACGAGACGGGCGCCTACCGCGCCGTCGCCACCCACGCGCGCAGCCACGTGCTGCTCGCGGCCGCCGCGTGCGGCAAGCGCGCGATCGACGCCATCCGCACCGACATCGCCGATCTCGACGGCTGCCGCGCCGAGGCGCTCGACGCCGCCGGCTCCGGCTTCTTCGCGAAGGCGGCCATCCATCCGTCCCACGTCGCGCCGATCCGCGAGGCGTTCGCACCCTCCGCCGACGAGGCAGCCTGGGCGCAGCGCGTGCTCGCCGCCGCCGACGCGCAGCCCGGCGTCTTCTCGTTCGAGGGGCGCATGGTCGACGAGCCCATCCTGCGCCACGCGCGCACCGTGCGCGCCCGCGCCGCATCCAGCCCCCTGCGCACCCAGCAGGACACCACCACCGACGTGCCACGAGCACCCGAGGAGGCATCATGA
- a CDS encoding SDR family NAD(P)-dependent oxidoreductase, producing MTLALVTGAGRGIGRAIVQQLVDREHRVIATARRLDVLEGLRSEVVETALVDLDADDVGAQTIPAIAERPLDLLVLNAARFSPWDERAADADLDVARGVLATNVLGSWAVVQAALPALRAARGTIVGVGSGSGSHGDPQFGLAVNPGAASYAVSRAALHALLHRLSAELAPDGIRVFATDPGLTATAPGMVEMGARPVEDGARSVLAPLDGRVEPGTLARDGRPLPW from the coding sequence ATGACGCTCGCACTCGTCACCGGCGCCGGTCGCGGGATCGGCCGCGCGATCGTGCAGCAGCTCGTCGATCGCGAGCATCGCGTGATCGCGACCGCTCGACGCCTCGACGTCCTCGAGGGTCTCCGCTCCGAGGTCGTCGAGACCGCGCTCGTCGACCTCGACGCCGATGACGTCGGCGCGCAGACGATCCCGGCGATCGCCGAGCGGCCGCTCGACCTCCTCGTGCTGAATGCCGCTCGCTTCTCGCCGTGGGACGAGCGCGCCGCCGACGCCGATCTCGACGTCGCGCGCGGCGTGCTCGCGACGAACGTGCTCGGCTCGTGGGCGGTCGTGCAGGCGGCCCTGCCGGCGCTGCGGGCTGCGCGCGGCACCATCGTCGGCGTCGGCAGCGGCTCGGGCTCACACGGCGACCCGCAGTTCGGGCTCGCGGTCAACCCCGGTGCCGCGAGCTACGCCGTCTCGAGGGCCGCGCTGCACGCGCTGCTGCACCGACTGTCGGCGGAGCTCGCGCCCGACGGCATCCGCGTCTTCGCGACCGATCCCGGACTCACCGCCACCGCCCCGGGCATGGTCGAGATGGGCGCGCGGCCCGTGGAGGACGGCGCGCGCAGCGTCCTCGCACCGCTCGACGGGCGGGTCGAGCCCGGCACGCTCGCACGAGACGGGCGCCCGCTGCCCTGGTGA
- a CDS encoding acetyl/propionyl/methylcrotonyl-CoA carboxylase subunit alpha translates to MAVLQKVLIANRGEIAVRIARTLDRLGIASVAVYSDADANAPHVRAAGEAVRLGPADARSSYLAIDRVIAAALETGADAIHPGYGFLAESAAFARACADAGIVFVGPTPEAIDTMGDKIRARAAVEARGVATVPGIAEPGLDDAALVAGAERVGYPVLVKPSAGGGGKGMHRVDDPADLPAALAQARREAAAAFGDDTLFVERFVANPRHIEVQVLADAHGRVIHLGERECSLQRRHQKVIEEAPSALLTPEQRAAIGEAACETARSVGYVGAGTVEFIVSGDRPDEPFFMEMNTRLQVEHPVTEAVTGVDLVEQQLRIAAGEPLALHQEQVRLEGHAIEARVYAEDPAAGFLPTGGDVHLARWPHAPGVRVDAGIEDGSVVSSSYDPMLAKVVAHASTRAAAIERLDAALAATHVLGVTSNVPFLRALLAEPAVVRGDLDTGLIDREAERLAARPTTAEALAQAALVLLDAAPARSGAWHADGWRPTGARGASVRLADGDGTAVVTLPPGGDRRSGSLGFVGGHAPPLDVDLRVERADGSVEHPRLARPVATHVTDDGDVWLALADGDRLVERARPVARARGGAAAAPTLASPMPGTVVAVHAADGDVVAAGQPLVSVEAMKMEHVLRAPTDGVARIHVHVGETVRRGHEVAAVEPSPSEEAA, encoded by the coding sequence ATGGCAGTGCTGCAGAAGGTCCTCATCGCCAACCGGGGCGAGATCGCCGTGCGCATCGCGCGCACGCTCGACAGGCTCGGCATCGCGTCCGTCGCCGTCTACTCCGACGCGGACGCGAACGCGCCGCACGTGCGCGCCGCGGGCGAGGCCGTGCGCCTGGGCCCCGCCGACGCGCGCAGCTCGTACCTCGCGATCGACAGGGTGATCGCGGCGGCGCTCGAGACCGGCGCCGACGCCATCCATCCCGGCTACGGGTTCCTCGCCGAGTCGGCCGCCTTCGCGCGCGCGTGCGCCGACGCGGGCATCGTCTTCGTCGGGCCGACGCCCGAGGCCATCGACACCATGGGCGACAAGATCCGTGCCCGCGCGGCCGTCGAGGCGCGCGGCGTCGCCACCGTGCCGGGCATCGCCGAGCCGGGGCTCGACGACGCGGCGCTCGTCGCGGGCGCCGAGCGCGTCGGCTACCCCGTCCTCGTGAAGCCGTCGGCGGGCGGCGGCGGCAAGGGCATGCACCGCGTCGACGATCCCGCCGACCTCCCTGCGGCGCTCGCGCAGGCGCGGCGCGAGGCCGCCGCCGCGTTCGGCGACGACACCCTGTTCGTCGAGCGCTTCGTCGCGAACCCGCGCCACATCGAGGTGCAGGTGCTCGCCGACGCGCACGGTCGCGTCATCCACCTCGGCGAGCGCGAGTGCTCGCTGCAGCGTCGGCACCAGAAGGTGATCGAGGAGGCGCCGAGCGCCCTGCTCACGCCCGAGCAGCGCGCCGCGATCGGCGAGGCGGCGTGCGAGACGGCGCGCTCGGTCGGCTACGTCGGCGCGGGCACCGTCGAGTTCATCGTCTCGGGCGACCGGCCCGACGAGCCGTTCTTCATGGAGATGAACACGCGCCTGCAGGTCGAGCACCCGGTGACGGAGGCGGTGACGGGCGTCGACCTCGTCGAGCAGCAGCTGCGCATCGCCGCGGGGGAGCCGCTCGCGCTGCACCAGGAGCAGGTGCGGCTCGAGGGCCACGCGATCGAGGCGCGCGTGTACGCGGAGGATCCCGCGGCAGGCTTCCTGCCGACCGGCGGCGACGTGCACCTGGCCCGGTGGCCGCATGCGCCCGGCGTGCGCGTGGACGCCGGCATCGAGGACGGCTCCGTCGTCTCGTCGAGCTACGACCCGATGCTCGCGAAGGTCGTCGCGCACGCATCCACGCGAGCGGCCGCCATCGAGCGCCTCGACGCGGCGCTCGCGGCGACGCACGTGCTCGGCGTCACGTCGAACGTGCCCTTCCTTCGCGCGCTGCTCGCGGAGCCGGCCGTCGTGCGCGGCGACCTCGACACGGGCCTCATCGACCGCGAGGCCGAGCGGCTGGCAGCCCGCCCGACGACCGCCGAGGCGCTCGCGCAGGCGGCGCTCGTGCTGCTCGACGCGGCACCGGCGCGCTCCGGCGCCTGGCATGCCGACGGCTGGCGGCCGACGGGGGCGCGCGGCGCGAGCGTCCGGCTCGCCGACGGCGACGGCACGGCCGTCGTGACCCTGCCGCCCGGCGGCGATCGGCGCTCGGGATCCCTCGGGTTCGTCGGCGGCCACGCGCCGCCGCTCGACGTCGACCTGCGCGTCGAGCGCGCGGACGGCAGCGTCGAGCATCCGCGGCTCGCGCGACCGGTGGCGACGCACGTGACCGACGACGGCGACGTGTGGTTGGCCCTTGCCGACGGCGACCGGCTCGTGGAGCGCGCGCGTCCCGTCGCGCGCGCCCGCGGCGGCGCCGCCGCCGCGCCGACGCTCGCGTCGCCCATGCCCGGCACGGTCGTCGCGGTGCACGCCGCCGACGGCGACGTCGTCGCCGCCGGCCAGCCGCTCGTGAGCGTCGAGGCCATGAAGATGGAGCACGTGCTGCGGGCGCCGACCGATGGGGTCGCGCGCATCCACGTGCACGTGGGGGAGACGGTGCGTCGCGGCCACGAGGTCGCGGCGGTCGAGCCGTCCCCGAGCGAGGAGGCGGCATGA